The proteins below are encoded in one region of Pontibacter deserti:
- the gcvT gene encoding glycine cleavage system aminomethyltransferase GcvT has protein sequence MELKKIALNDVHEALGAKMVPFAGYNMPVRYSSDMDEHNAVRNAVGIFDVSHMGEFLVQGPGALDLIQRITSNDASKLTPGKVQYSCFPNEQGGIVDDLLVYCLGEEDYMLVVNASNIDKDWDWVSKYNTGGVKLTNISDEMSLFAVQGPKTVDALQSLTKLDLANMVYYTFDKGEFAGVKDVIVSATGYTGSGGFEIYVKNEDAKRVFDAIMEAGKEHGIKPIGLGARDTLRLEMGFCLYGNDINDTTSPLEAGLGWITKFDKEFTNSENLKAQKEAGVKRKLVGFEMLEKAIPRAHYEIVNEAGEQIGEVTSGTMSPSMGKGIGMGYVTTEYSKPGTEIFIRVRNKDMKGQIVKLPILKK, from the coding sequence ATGGAATTAAAGAAAATAGCTTTAAACGATGTACACGAAGCACTTGGCGCTAAAATGGTGCCTTTTGCCGGTTATAATATGCCAGTTCGCTACTCATCTGATATGGATGAGCATAATGCAGTACGTAATGCAGTAGGTATTTTTGATGTGTCGCATATGGGCGAGTTCCTGGTGCAGGGCCCAGGCGCATTGGACCTGATCCAGCGCATTACCTCTAATGATGCTTCTAAACTAACACCCGGCAAAGTACAGTATTCTTGCTTCCCAAACGAGCAGGGTGGTATTGTAGATGACCTGTTGGTTTATTGCTTGGGCGAAGAAGATTATATGCTGGTAGTAAATGCCTCTAACATCGATAAAGACTGGGACTGGGTAAGCAAGTATAACACAGGTGGTGTAAAGCTTACAAACATTTCAGATGAGATGTCGCTGTTTGCAGTGCAGGGCCCTAAAACTGTGGATGCATTACAATCGCTTACGAAGCTGGACCTTGCCAACATGGTATACTATACGTTTGATAAAGGTGAGTTTGCCGGCGTTAAAGACGTAATTGTTTCAGCTACAGGTTATACTGGTTCAGGCGGTTTCGAGATCTACGTGAAGAACGAAGATGCCAAGCGTGTTTTCGATGCTATTATGGAAGCTGGTAAGGAGCACGGAATTAAGCCAATCGGTTTAGGTGCCCGCGACACATTGCGCCTTGAAATGGGTTTCTGCCTGTACGGTAACGACATAAACGATACAACTTCTCCGCTGGAGGCTGGCCTTGGCTGGATCACAAAATTCGACAAGGAGTTTACCAATTCTGAGAACCTGAAAGCGCAGAAAGAAGCTGGCGTAAAACGTAAGCTGGTTGGTTTCGAGATGCTGGAAAAAGCTATCCCAAGAGCACATTACGAGATCGTGAACGAAGCTGGTGAGCAGATCGGTGAAGTAACTTCAGGTACCATGTCGCCATCAATGGGCAAAGGGATTGGTATGGGCTATGTAACTACCGAGTATAGCAAACCGGGCACCGAGATCTTCATCCGCGTGCGTAACAAAGACATGAAAGGACAGATCGTAAAACTGCCGATCCTTAAAAAATAG
- the dtd gene encoding D-aminoacyl-tRNA deacylase — protein MRVVVQRVTQASVTINNQIKGEIGLGLLVLAGFTPTDTDEDLKWTAGKVAQLRIFSDADDKMNLSLQDVQGDMLVISQFTLFANTKKGNRPSYINAAPPAIAIPLYEQFIVFLEAALGKKVQTGEFGADMKVALLNDGPVTITIDSQNKE, from the coding sequence ATGCGTGTAGTGGTTCAGCGGGTAACGCAGGCATCCGTAACTATAAACAACCAAATAAAAGGTGAGATTGGGTTAGGGCTTTTAGTTTTAGCCGGTTTTACCCCCACCGATACCGACGAAGACCTGAAATGGACAGCTGGCAAGGTGGCCCAACTCCGTATATTCAGTGATGCAGACGACAAAATGAACCTGAGCTTACAGGATGTGCAGGGCGATATGTTGGTGATCAGCCAGTTTACCCTATTTGCCAATACTAAAAAAGGAAACCGGCCTTCTTACATTAATGCCGCCCCGCCAGCCATTGCTATCCCCCTTTACGAACAGTTTATAGTTTTTCTGGAGGCTGCCTTAGGCAAGAAAGTACAGACCGGTGAGTTTGGCGCCGACATGAAAGTTGCTTTGCTTAATGATGGCCCGGTAACGATAACTATAGATTCCCAGAACAAAGAATAA
- a CDS encoding PD40 domain-containing protein codes for MIFLLLGAEPMQAQYFGRNKPIYKDLDFKVLESPHFRLYHYFQDQEDASRVIQDSERWYKLHYQVLKSSFLEPNPLIIYKNHADFQATTAITGEIGIGTGGVTEGMKNRVVMPVTLSNKQTDHVLGHEMVHAFQYNLLRTGDSTSISSVRNLPLWMVEGLAEYMSIGSTDPNTAMWMRDAVLNKDIPTLRDLTRKPEYFPYRWGQAFWSFVAGTWGDGVIRPLFMATAIYGYEEAIELVLRTDAKTLGSMWRKQLEDYYAPYMAKAQKSMTGTKLLHRENAGEMNISPMLSPNGKYIAYLSEQDVISLELFLADAKTGKKIKRLSKRIQQGDIDNINFLESAGTWSPFGEHFAFSVYSKGRNQLAILDVAKAKIIDEFDIPGVEAFSYPAWSPDGNSIVVSGLVEGQSDLYLYNLRTRKTTQLTNDAFSDLMPSWSGDGSRLVFSSDRPIQSQVVGSGKLSNNLTELVISTGEIKVHNVFSGADNLNPVFEPNGNSVLFLSDRDGFRNMYRYNLDNESVAQLTDYVTGISGITSFSPAISIARNEATVAYSYYLKGDYIIYTAPLNAFTATPVDAREVDFKAAVLPPQERIRPIVDANLATVYTPATTGRAETPVKELTYKPQFKLDNISNIAGVGVSSGPFGTGIQGGVNMLFSDIVGKNQLFAAASLNGEIYDFGAQVAYLRQVGRLQWGAIAGNVPYQSATFGYAIDTIQIGEDKFIVDNLIMQQIRTYQRQFALIGNYILSTTRRFEFGGGISHYSFRIDQYNNYYFGNAYIRTDKERLDAPDGFAFEQVYGAYVGDNSLFGLTSPLDGRRYRLHAERYFGEFNIWTFIADYRQYFFVRPFALAFRVLHQGRYGEDAESNQLAPLTIAYPTYIRGFGNEYISRSQEIGNGITFNNLYGSRVAVANAEIRLPFTGPERLAALKSDILFTDLNLFVDGGIAWSSERSVEEDQFSGSINYKPLISTGLSLRVNLFGYMVIEPYYAIPIEKNGRELANFGVNFAPGW; via the coding sequence TTGATATTTCTGCTTCTTGGGGCAGAGCCAATGCAGGCACAATATTTCGGGCGTAACAAACCCATTTACAAAGACCTTGATTTTAAGGTGCTCGAAAGTCCGCACTTCCGGTTATACCACTACTTCCAGGACCAGGAGGATGCATCCAGAGTTATCCAGGACTCTGAGCGTTGGTACAAGCTACACTATCAGGTTCTGAAGAGTTCTTTTCTGGAGCCAAACCCGCTTATCATCTATAAAAACCACGCTGACTTTCAGGCCACTACAGCCATAACCGGCGAAATCGGTATTGGTACAGGAGGTGTTACCGAGGGTATGAAGAACCGTGTGGTTATGCCGGTCACATTGTCGAACAAACAGACAGACCACGTGCTGGGGCACGAAATGGTGCATGCTTTCCAGTATAATTTGCTCCGCACCGGCGACTCCACTTCAATATCATCTGTTCGTAACCTGCCCCTCTGGATGGTTGAAGGCCTGGCAGAGTACATGTCGATTGGTAGTACAGACCCTAACACGGCTATGTGGATGCGGGATGCAGTACTGAATAAAGATATACCCACTCTTAGGGATCTTACGCGAAAGCCGGAATACTTTCCTTACCGTTGGGGTCAGGCTTTCTGGTCGTTTGTGGCAGGCACCTGGGGCGATGGCGTAATCAGACCTCTGTTTATGGCAACAGCAATCTATGGATATGAAGAGGCCATAGAACTTGTATTGAGAACAGATGCCAAGACACTAGGCAGTATGTGGAGGAAACAGCTGGAGGACTACTATGCGCCATATATGGCTAAAGCGCAGAAGAGCATGACAGGCACAAAGCTGCTCCACCGGGAAAATGCCGGCGAAATGAACATTAGCCCAATGCTGAGCCCGAATGGCAAGTACATTGCTTATCTCTCGGAACAGGATGTAATTTCGCTGGAATTGTTTCTGGCCGATGCTAAAACCGGAAAAAAAATCAAACGACTATCCAAGAGAATACAGCAAGGAGATATAGATAACATTAATTTTCTTGAATCGGCAGGAACATGGTCTCCTTTTGGAGAACACTTTGCATTTAGTGTTTACAGTAAAGGTCGTAACCAGTTAGCTATTTTAGATGTAGCAAAAGCAAAGATTATCGATGAGTTCGACATACCCGGTGTGGAGGCTTTCAGTTACCCTGCCTGGTCACCGGATGGTAACAGCATAGTGGTGTCAGGTTTGGTAGAAGGGCAGAGTGATTTATACCTGTATAACCTGCGCACCCGCAAAACCACACAGCTCACAAATGATGCATTCAGCGACCTGATGCCTTCCTGGTCAGGAGACGGTAGCCGCCTTGTTTTCTCCAGCGACCGCCCTATACAGAGCCAGGTAGTAGGGTCTGGCAAGCTCTCCAATAATCTTACTGAACTGGTAATAAGCACTGGTGAAATAAAAGTACATAATGTATTTAGTGGTGCTGATAACCTGAACCCTGTTTTTGAGCCAAACGGCAATTCAGTTCTGTTCCTCTCTGACCGTGACGGCTTCCGGAACATGTACCGCTACAACCTGGACAACGAAAGCGTAGCGCAACTAACAGATTATGTAACAGGCATTAGCGGCATTACTTCTTTTTCTCCGGCTATCAGCATTGCCCGCAACGAGGCTACAGTTGCTTATTCCTATTACCTGAAAGGAGATTACATCATATACACAGCACCTCTGAATGCCTTTACCGCTACACCCGTAGATGCCCGCGAAGTTGATTTTAAAGCAGCCGTGCTACCACCACAGGAGCGGATCAGGCCTATAGTAGATGCAAACCTGGCAACGGTTTATACTCCTGCCACCACTGGTCGTGCTGAAACACCTGTAAAAGAGCTTACATATAAACCTCAGTTCAAGCTCGATAACATCAGTAACATTGCAGGTGTGGGCGTGAGCAGCGGACCTTTTGGCACTGGTATTCAGGGAGGTGTAAACATGCTTTTCAGTGATATTGTAGGCAAGAACCAATTATTTGCGGCTGCCTCACTAAATGGCGAGATCTATGATTTTGGCGCACAAGTAGCTTACCTGCGGCAGGTTGGCAGGTTGCAATGGGGAGCTATTGCAGGAAACGTTCCTTATCAGTCAGCTACTTTTGGCTATGCAATTGATACTATCCAGATCGGAGAAGATAAATTTATAGTTGACAATCTGATCATGCAGCAGATCAGGACTTACCAACGGCAGTTTGCCTTAATAGGCAATTATATACTCAGCACCACACGCCGCTTCGAGTTTGGAGGAGGTATTTCCCATTATAGTTTCCGGATAGACCAATACAACAACTATTACTTTGGCAACGCTTACATTCGCACCGACAAAGAACGGCTTGATGCTCCGGATGGATTTGCATTTGAGCAAGTATATGGCGCCTATGTAGGCGATAATTCCTTGTTCGGCCTTACCTCGCCACTGGATGGTAGGCGTTACAGGTTACATGCTGAGCGTTACTTCGGCGAGTTCAACATCTGGACGTTTATTGCAGATTACCGCCAGTATTTCTTTGTAAGGCCGTTTGCACTTGCTTTCAGGGTGCTGCATCAGGGTCGTTACGGCGAAGACGCAGAAAGTAACCAGTTAGCTCCACTTACTATCGCTTACCCAACTTATATCCGCGGATTTGGTAATGAGTATATTTCCAGAAGCCAGGAGATAGGCAATGGTATTACGTTCAACAACTTGTATGGCAGCCGGGTAGCTGTAGCTAATGCCGAGATCAGGTTACCTTTTACAGGACCGGAGCGATTGGCAGCTTTAAAATCAGATATACTTTTTACAGACCTTAACTTATTTGTTGATGGTGGTATTGCCTGGAGTAGCGAACGAAGCGTTGAAGAGGATCAGTTCTCTGGCTCTATTAACTATAAACCACTTATAAGCACAGGCCTATCGTTGCGCGTTAACCTATTCGGCTATATGGTAATAGAACCTTACTATGCCATACCAATAGAAAAGAACGGACGAGAGCTTGCGAACTTTGGGGTAAACTTTGCTCCTGGCTGGTAA
- a CDS encoding 2-phosphosulfolactate phosphatase has product MPSIDVCFSPELLHLYDLKGKAVVAVDILRATSTMVTAFAHGATDIIPVMKLEECQAYAEKGCLIAAERDGIKAEGFDLGNSPFTYMNGNVQGRTIAITTTNGTRAIHLSMEADEIIIGSFLNLQAVVNHLKELQLDVLVVCAGWKGKFNLEDTLYAGALAERLQDSFGFENDATLAALYLYQTAKNDLVTFLRQSSHVRRLENLEIHKDIEFCLLHDKYNVLPVWKNDRLVDLRAKHTFA; this is encoded by the coding sequence ATGCCAAGTATAGATGTGTGTTTCAGCCCGGAGCTGTTGCACTTGTATGATCTGAAGGGAAAAGCTGTTGTAGCTGTGGATATACTTCGTGCTACCTCAACTATGGTTACGGCGTTTGCACATGGCGCTACTGATATTATTCCGGTAATGAAGCTGGAAGAATGTCAGGCCTATGCCGAAAAAGGCTGCCTGATAGCTGCCGAGCGTGACGGCATAAAAGCCGAAGGCTTCGACCTGGGCAACTCACCATTTACTTACATGAATGGTAATGTGCAGGGCAGAACTATAGCCATTACCACCACCAACGGCACACGCGCTATCCATTTATCGATGGAGGCTGATGAAATTATAATTGGCTCTTTCTTAAATCTTCAGGCTGTAGTAAATCACCTGAAAGAACTGCAACTGGATGTATTGGTCGTTTGTGCCGGCTGGAAAGGCAAATTTAACCTGGAAGATACACTGTATGCCGGTGCGCTGGCTGAAAGACTTCAGGATTCGTTTGGTTTTGAGAACGATGCGACACTGGCTGCGCTATACTTGTACCAGACTGCTAAAAATGATCTGGTTACTTTTCTGCGTCAGTCTTCGCATGTGCGCCGCCTCGAGAACCTTGAAATACACAAGGACATCGAGTTTTGCCTGTTGCATGATAAGTATAACGTACTGCCAGTCTGGAAAAATGACCGTTTGGTAGACCTGCGGGCAAAACATACATTTGCTTAA
- a CDS encoding ATP-grasp domain-containing protein, which produces MQIQQIALITCESLGSYTANADSEDERLYQFLKEKGLTVSWQVWDDENVDWSQFDALIIKSPWDYFDKIDAFYTWLDKVEAAGCKVLNPVKTVRWNADKIYFKDLEAQGVTIVPTVWLEQGEEFNAAAAFAQLGSEKIIVKPRVSGGAKNTFALTQEEAVEKTEQINQLLQQEPFLAQPFIEEIKTAGEWSFIFFNGNYSHTVLKTAKPGDFRVQHFFGGTIHTPTPPATLLASAQHIVDKFAKDCLYARVDGVALNSKLVLMELELIEPFLFLGTSPGSLERYYQALMAQLQ; this is translated from the coding sequence ATGCAAATACAACAAATAGCGCTGATAACTTGTGAAAGCCTGGGTAGCTACACTGCCAACGCCGACTCAGAAGACGAGCGTTTATACCAGTTTCTGAAAGAAAAAGGGCTGACTGTTTCGTGGCAGGTATGGGATGATGAAAACGTAGACTGGAGCCAGTTTGATGCCCTGATCATTAAATCGCCGTGGGATTACTTTGATAAGATTGATGCATTTTATACCTGGCTGGATAAAGTGGAAGCAGCAGGCTGTAAAGTACTGAACCCTGTAAAAACTGTCCGCTGGAACGCTGATAAAATATACTTTAAAGACCTGGAAGCGCAGGGCGTAACGATAGTGCCAACTGTGTGGCTGGAGCAGGGAGAAGAGTTTAATGCTGCTGCCGCCTTTGCTCAGTTAGGAAGTGAGAAAATAATAGTGAAGCCTCGTGTTAGCGGTGGGGCAAAAAATACGTTTGCTTTAACTCAAGAAGAAGCGGTAGAGAAAACAGAACAAATAAACCAACTGCTGCAGCAGGAGCCATTTTTGGCGCAACCGTTTATAGAAGAAATTAAAACAGCCGGTGAGTGGTCGTTTATTTTCTTTAACGGCAACTATAGCCACACGGTATTAAAAACTGCCAAACCCGGCGACTTTAGAGTACAGCACTTTTTCGGAGGTACCATACACACCCCAACACCACCGGCAACGCTGCTGGCCAGCGCACAGCACATTGTAGATAAATTTGCGAAAGACTGCCTGTATGCCCGTGTGGATGGCGTAGCACTCAACAGCAAACTGGTACTGATGGAGTTGGAGCTGATCGAGCCGTTCCTCTTCCTTGGCACATCACCAGGCAGCCTGGAACGATATTACCAGGCACTGATGGCGCAACTACAGTAA
- a CDS encoding nucleotide pyrophosphohydrolase encodes MTIQEAQQVVDNWIKENGVRYFSELTNMAILTEEVGEVARIISRQYGEQSFKKSDEGKQLGDELADVLFVLICLANQTGINLTEALQKNLEKKTSRDSQRHKQNDKLK; translated from the coding sequence ATGACCATACAGGAAGCCCAACAGGTAGTTGATAACTGGATAAAAGAAAACGGTGTGCGCTATTTCAGCGAACTAACCAATATGGCCATACTTACCGAAGAAGTAGGCGAAGTAGCCCGCATCATCTCTCGTCAGTACGGTGAGCAATCGTTCAAGAAAAGCGATGAAGGCAAACAACTAGGCGATGAGTTGGCCGACGTACTTTTTGTACTGATCTGCCTTGCAAACCAGACAGGTATTAACTTAACAGAGGCACTGCAGAAGAACCTCGAAAAGAAGACCTCCCGCGACAGCCAGCGCCATAAACAAAACGATAAACTAAAGTAA